The following is a genomic window from Clostridium sp..
GGCATTGGGGAAACCTGTAGTAAGTACTGCCATACATGAAATAATAAAACTAGGGAATCTATGTTATGTATCTAGAAACTTTACAGAATTTATTATAAATCTGAATAAAGCGATTAATGATATCGATATGGAAACAGCCATTGCAAGGAGAAGGTTTTCAATAAATAACAGCTGGGATGAAAGGGTTGATCTGGTAATTAAGAAATTAAAAGATGACAATATATTATGACAAGCTACCGCATACTTGTTATTTTAAGACAGGGTAGCCCGAACGTAATCCGATTATAAAATTCCAATATTGTTGAAATACTTTCTATTGAATTTGATTTTTTCGTCTTCCGGTATAAATGCTGCTGCCATTTCATTGTGTTCATATGCCAGTTTATGATTACCAATGATATCATAACATACACATAATTGAAGGTGGGGAATCCATGTCCAATATGCATCATTGAAAAACCCGAGGCTGTCTTTGGGTTTTTCCACTTTCAGGGCCATGTCATACCAGAAAATTGCCTGTGCAATTTTGCTTTCTTTGAAAAACGATAAGCCTAATCTGCAGCATCCTTCAGCTCTGGGATTGTCATATTCAAAGCTCTTGAATATATAATTTCTTGCCTTTAAAAATTCTCCTGTCTTCTCGTAATAATCAAATATTTTATTACATACATTTATATTGTCTTCATACCAACCCATGTTTGAATTTAGAAATTTAGTATAGTATTCAACTGCCTCCTCATATCTGTTGTGGTCATAGAGTTCATTTCCATAATAAAGTATGTCTCTTAAAGAAAAATCCACACCTTGTTTTAACTTATTTTCATATATTTCAATATTTCTCTTAGGTTTATACTCCATCTTTCTATGGGTTATACTTATACTGCTGTTGATTATATTTCCGTATACTTTGAGATATTCATGAACAAACCCTAGCCATCTGAAATTTTTTTCTCTTTTTATCAATCTATTTCTCCTGTAACTCAAAGTTATATTTCCGTATTTGTCAAATCCAACATTATACTTCATTGTTACAGAATCCACAGAGTGATCCAAAGTATCTTTCAATGCGCTGAATTTTTTTATGTCTTCAGGAAGAAGAATATCATCTGCATCCATCCATAATATATATTCCTTGGTTGCTTTGCTGAAAGAAAAGTTTCTTGCAGCAGAAAAATCGTCTACCCATTTAAAATCATATATTTTATTGGTAAACTTTTTACATATATTTATTGAATTATCAGAAGAACCTGTATCTACAATTATTATCTCATCTACTATGTCTTTGATTGAATCAAGGCATCTTTCTATTACTTTTTCTTCGTTTTTGATTATCATACATAAACTTATAGTTATAAAATTTGGCAAAAAATCATCTCCTCGTTTAAAATCTTTATGTATAATAGGATAAGAACAAAATAATTGATAGAAGGACTGCTTAAGCAGTCCTTCTAAAAATGGTGTATTAGGAAATTCCAACACCTGCACTGGCGTAACCTGCAACGGTATTAATGAGACTAAGTCCTGATGCCGTTGCTGAGAATACCAGTAATAGTCGGGTACCTGCAGTTACAGAAATTGATAATCCTTCAGTCAATCCACTGCTCGTATTGCCTATAGATACTAAACCAGACAGTGCCGGAGATAAAGTTGCAACAGCACCCGGAATTGCAGTGAAACTATTGTCAGGAGCAGTCGATTGATATAACTGTGCTGTAATAGTTGTTGTTGAACCTATAAGAGATAATGCTGCACTTGTACTGAAATATGCTGCTATTGAGGTTATAACTCCATCACGGGGAACTGAAAATGCCATATTAATCAATGTCCCTGCAGCTCCAGTCAAATCAATTGTTCCACCTGTGACGTTTATATTAGTAGCAGAGTTTCCGAATCCCAGAACGCTTGCTGTACCAATTAATCCACCAGCAACAGTAGTCAGCACGACAGGACTTCCAGATGCAAATGGAATTATAGCACCAGCACCATCAGCACCGGCAGGGCCAGTAGGACCAGTAGGGCCTATAGGACCTTGAGGGCCGGTAGCACCTGGATTGCCTTGAATACCTTGAGGACCTTGAGGACCGACAGGACCTTGAGGACCAGTAGGGCCAGTAGGGCCGACAGAACCTTGGGCACCAGTAGCACCTTGAGGACCAGCAGGGCCTTGAGCGCCAGTAGGACCGGTAGGGCCAGCAGGACCTTGAGGGCCTTGAGGACCCTGATCACCGGCAGGACCCTGGGCACCAGTAGGACCAACAGGACCCTGAGGACCTTCTACACCTTGAGGACCAGTAGGACCGGCAGGACCAACAGAACCTTGGGCACCAGTAGGACCGGCAGGACCAGCAGGACCCTGGGCACCAGTAGCACCGTTGGCACCGGTAGGGCCAGTGGCACCTGTATTACCCTGAATACCCTGAGGACCCTGAGGACCTTCTACACCCTGTGCACCAGTAGGACCAGTAGGGCCGGCAGGACCAACAGGACCTTCTACACCTTGAGGACCGGTAGCACCAGCAGGACCGACAGGACCTTGAGAACCTTCAGGACCCTGGGCACCAGTAGCACCCTGAGGACCAGCAGGACCTTGAGGGCCAGTAGCACCGTTGGCACCGGCAGGACCCTGTGCACCAGCAGGACCTTGAGGGCCTTGAGGACCGGTAGGACCTACGGCACCATCAGCACCGGCAGGACCCTGTGCACCAGTAGGACCAGCAGGACCCTGAGGACCGGTAGCACCATCGGCACCGGTATTACCCTGGATACCTTCTGGACCTTGAGGACCCTGGGCACCAGTAGGACCGACAGGACCTTGAGGACCGGTAGCACCGTTGGCACCAGCAGGGCCCTGAGGACCAGTAGGGCCTTGAAGACCTTGAGGACCGGTAGCACCGTTGGCACCGGCAGGGCCCTGAGCACCAGTAGGACCGACAGGACCTTGAGGGCCGGTAGCACCGTTGGCACCAGCAGGACCCTGTGCACCAGTAGGACCTATAGGACCTTGAGGGCCGGTAGCACCGTTGGCACCAGCAGGACCCTGAGCACCAGTAGGACCGACAGGACCTTGAGGGCCAGTAGCACCGTTGGCACCAGCAGGACCCTGTGCACCAGTAGGACCAACAGGGCCTTGAGGACCGGTAGCACCGTTGGCGCCGGCAGGACCCTGGGCACCGGTAGGACCTATAGGACCAGCAGGGCCTTGAAGACCTTGAGCGCCAGTAGGACCGACAGGACCCTGAGGACCTTGAGCACCAGTAGGGCCTATAGGTCCGGCAGGACCTTGAGGACCAGTAGGTCCAGTTGGACATATAGGGCAAGGTGGAGGGCAAGGCGGTGGACAAGGCGATCCGCAATCATATTCGATTGACAGATAAGGAGGGTTTTGACCTCTGCTGCTGTCATATCCTATTATTGTATTCACAATATTTTCTATTCCTATTAAGGTTAGTCCATTATTTTCAATAGTGTGGTTGTACCATCCTCTAACCAACTCAGTAATATCTATTTGTATATAATTACATAAATCACCATCTGTAATTATTGTAGATCCATAAGGAGTTTGAAATACATTTGGTTTGTTATTCCACGTAACTGTATTTTCACTAAAGTCATTTAAATTTCTATATGCAGTCACGTATTGAGGCTGAAGGTTGCAATCTGGCGTGTTTTTTCCATTTACATAGAGATTTAAAACGGCATTTTTTATTGTACATCCAGATGGAATTGAACCTGGAATGTTGAATTTTAACAGGGATCTATACGCATCTGCATGTCCGCAGTTTTGGGTATATTGCCCGGTATATAAGGATGATGATGAGACAAAATTGGTATTTGAGAAAAACTCTGCTACATACACATCATCCGTTGGATAAGCTGTATAAAAAGCCATAGATTTACCTCCTCACTTTCGAGTATTATTCTGTTGTAATGAATGTTTTAAGTTTTATTTGTGGTTCAATTATAATATATGGATTCCTATTAAACTTGGTTACATGTTTTACAGGAATACAGACATAAAGATGAATATAATCAGAGGATTCAGTACTGAAAGTGTATTTCAATACCAAATCCTCTGATTTACAGACGAAAATATGGAATATCTCATTGTTTTGAGACAATCCATATAATAATTTAATATTAATGTATAGATAGGCAACTTGGTTTAAAGCTGTATATCTATATTTTTAGTTGCAGGAGCATCCGCAGGTTACTATTGCTCCAAGTGTTGAATTGTTCAGTGAAAGTGTACCAAGGGCAACAGTTGTTGTTGCTACTACCGTATAGGTACAGCATCCGTCAAAACATGAATCATCACAATCGCAGACAAAGAATGAAAAAGTATCATTGCCTATTGCTATAGGACCGTAGCTCCATGTTGGACCTATAGGAACTGGATTCATCTGACCAGTGCATTGTTTGAATACTTGAAATCTCAAAATACCGGCACCTGCAACGGTTCCTATGAGATTGGTGGCAAATTCAAGTTTTACACATGGATTTGATATTTTTGAAGTATTCAAATTCAGGGAAGCAACAGTAAAACTATCTCCAATTGATACAAGAGGTACTACAGTTGAAGTAGGACAGCTACATTTAATTATTGGCTGACAGCTTTTTTCTTCTTTTTGTTCTACCTTGCAGGGATTTACAGCGCAAGGATTATAATTATTATCGTAGCAATTGCCATTTGATAATGAATTCATAAATAAAATCCTCCTTAAATATACATATAAATTAGAGTAAAAAATAGTTTGTTATCAATTTTGTCATTGACTCCTAATACAATATATGAGTCTTGATAAAAAAGGTGATGATAAATGCATTTCCAGCTGGTTTTTTGATAATTACTTTGATTGTGTCAAAGATTACTATATAATTAGTATTGTGCAAGGAGATGAAGTGGAGATGAAAAAAATAGAGCTTTTGGCACCTGCAGGTAATCTTGAAAGTGTGTATGCGGCAGTTCAATCTGGAGCAAATGCTGTTTATCTTGGAGGAAGTAGATTTTCGGCCAGGGCATATGCGGACAATTTTGATGATGAAATTATGAAAAAAACAGTTGATTACTGCCATCTGTATGACGTAAAGATATATGTTACAGTAAATACAATTATAAAGGAAAAGGAAATTAAAGATGCGGTTTCATATGCAGGGTTTCTATATGATGTAGGAGTTGATGCACTTATAGTTCAGGACATAGGATTTGCAGTTCTTGTAAAAAAATATTTTCCAAACTTTAAACTTCATGCATCAACCCAGATGACGGTACATAATTTAGAAACCGCCCTTTTTTTAGAAAGCATAGGGTTTGACAGAATAGTTCTATCAAGAGAGTTGTCCTTAAAAGAAATAGAATCTATATCGAAAATACTTAATATGGATATTGAAGTGTTTGTTCATGGTGCACTCTGTGTATGCTATTCTGGACAATGCCTTATGAGCAGCATGATAGGCGGAAGAAGTGGAAACAGGGGGAAATGTGCCCAGCCCTGCAGACTGCCATATAGCATAGTTAAAGAAATGGATGATTCTTCAAAAAAAGGCTATCTTTTAAGCCCAAAGGATATGTGCACTATTGAAAATATAGGAGATATATTGAGAACTGGGGCATGTTCTTTAAAGATTGAGGGAAGGATGAAAAGACCTGAATATGTAGCAGGTGTCGTCAGGGAATATAGAAAAGCTATAGATAGCTTCCTGAATGACGGTATTGAAAAAATTCCGAAAACTGAAAGTATAAGGAAGCTTCTTCAACTGTTTAACAGGGAAGGATTTACAAAAGCCTACTTGCTCAAAAATACTGGCAGAGACATGATGTCCTATTCATTTCCAAGAAATACGGGAATTCAAATTGGAGAAGTTAAAAGTGATATGACAATTATTTTAAAAGAGGATATATTCATAGGTGATGGAATCAGAAACGGGAGAAGTGGTTTCAATATATGTAAAATAATCAAGAATGGAAAGGAAGTAGATGAGGCTAAAAAAGGTGACCATGTAAAACTTTTCCCATCAGATTACAGATATGGTGATATAATATATAGGACTTCGGATTCTGCTCAGATGAGAGAGCTTCAGTCTGTGTATAAAAATCCATATGGGAAAAAAATAGACTTGAATCTGAGAGTTAAATTTGAATTGGGAAATCCCATTGAACTTACAGCCAATTATGATGAACATGATTTTGTTGTAAAAGGGGAAGTTGTGGAAAGAGCACTAAAAAGACCTCTTAGCAAAGAAAGAATTTGCAGCAGTCTTTTAAAAACCGGGAATACTGTATTTGAATTTGGCAATATAGAATTTACAGATTATGAAGAAGGATTTTTACCTGTAGCTTCCCTGAATGCTGTCAGAAGGAAGCTTACAGATGAAATTGAAAAATACATATTATCTAAAAATAGATGTCGTGTTGAGAATACCAAATATGCAAATTGGGATATAGGCAGGAGTAGAGAACTTGAGTTACCTGAAAATATGGTTTTTGTATCAAATAGAGAACAGCTTAAAGCAGTATTGGAATCGAATTTGCATTGTATATGTATAAATCCATTTCAGCGCAATTGTCAAATTAGGCTGGGTGATATAGAAAAAAAGGTATATATAATGATTCCAAACATAGTAAAAGAGGAATTTAATTATATATGTAAATTTGTACAGGATAATCTACATATGATACAGGGAATAGTTACATCTAATTTAGGCATAATAAGTAAATTTGGAGGAAAGCTGAATATAATAGGTGATTATAAACTTAATATATTCAACAGCGAGGCTCTTGCTTTCTATAATAAATTGACCTGTGGAAACTGTCTGAGTGTAGAATTGAGCAAAGATGAGATAAAGAATATACTTGGACATATAAAGTCAGGATGTCAGCTCATGGTGTATGGAAGAATACAGCTGATGGTAAGTGAATACTGCGTTATAGGAAGTACCTTTGGCGGCAAAACTGCCTGCAGAGAATGCAATAGTTCCTGCAGATATGGAAACTATTATCTTGTAGACAGAAAAAATAAAGAGTTTCCACTGAGAACGGATAAGTTTTGCAGGGGATATGTATACAACAGTGTACCATTGAATTTATTGCAAAATATTAAAGAACTTAAAAACATAGGAGTAAACAGCTTTAGAATGGATTTTATAGATGAAAGCTATGAGAAGACCAAGGAAGTATTGAATGCCTTTGTTCAAGAGAAATGGGAAAAGGATTTTTCAAGGTTTACACGTGGTCACTATAAAAGAGGGATAGATTAGGAAAGGAGTTTTACGAGGCAAGATGAACGATAAATCTCTAAAGGTTTTGGAATTTGATAAAGTAAAAAACAAATTAAAAAAATATACAAGTACCGATGCAGCAAAGGATATAGTGGATGATTTAAGGCCCTATGATAACATATATGAAGCAAGGCAGCATTTGGAGGAAACTGGGGAAGCATTCAGGCTTCTTATAGAAAAAGGTTTACCTCCATTTGAAGGAGTTTATGATGCAAGAAATGCTATAGTGATGGCCAAAAAGGGTTCCATGCTCATGGCAGTTCAGATTTTGAGAATAGGTGCTGTTTTAAGGGCTTCACGTAGATTTAAGAAATATGTAAGTCATAAAGAGGATGAAGAAACTTTCAAGATAATAGAAGATATCTGCTCCGGGATAACAGAGTTGAAGTTTCTGGAAGATAAAATATTCATGTCCATAGAAAGTGAAGATACAATTTATGACAAGGCCAGTTCTAAATTGTACAATATAAGAAGGGCATTGAGAGATAAGAATTCTTCTGTAAGGGATAAGGTAAATTCTCTTGTTAGAAGTTATTCTCAATACCTTCAGGATGCACTCTATACTGTAAGAGGAGATAGATATGTACTCCCTGTAAAAGCGGAATATAAATTAATGGTACCAGGTCTAGTTCATGATCAAAGCTCAAGCGGGGCCACGTTATATATAGAACCTATGGGACTTGTAAATCTAAATAATGAAATAAAAGAATTGATGATGGAAGAAAATGCTGAAATAGAGAGGATACTCGCAGAATTATCGGGACAGATATACGGCAGTATATCTGCAGTTGAGATTAATGCGGATATATTGTGGGAACTGGACTTTATTTTTGCAAAGGCCAGATTTGCAAGTGACTTTAACTATACGATACCGGAAATAAATGATGAAGGTATAATGGATATAATACAGGCGAAACATCCTCTTATAGACGGAAAAGTTGCAGTGCCCATGGATTTTTATATGGGAAGGGATTTTAGGTCCTTGATAATAACAGGTCCCAATACAGGTGGAAAAACTGTTACATTAAAAACCGTAGGACTTGTACACATCATGGCATTAAGCGGACTTATGATACCTGCCAGGGAAAATTCCACTGTAGGATTTTTCAAGGAGATTTTTGCAGATATTGGAGATGAACAGAGTATTGAACAGAATCTTTCTACCTTTTCATCTCATATGACAAATACAGTAAACATAATAGATAAGGCAGACAGCAGTTCCCTTGTGCTCTTTGATGAACTGGGTGCAGGTACTGATCCTACGGAGGGAGCGGCACTTGCTGTAGCAATACTGGAGAACTTGAAGGGGAAAAGAGCAAGTAT
Proteins encoded in this region:
- a CDS encoding tetratricopeptide repeat-containing glycosyltransferase family 2 protein encodes the protein MIIKNEEKVIERCLDSIKDIVDEIIIVDTGSSDNSINICKKFTNKIYDFKWVDDFSAARNFSFSKATKEYILWMDADDILLPEDIKKFSALKDTLDHSVDSVTMKYNVGFDKYGNITLSYRRNRLIKREKNFRWLGFVHEYLKVYGNIINSSISITHRKMEYKPKRNIEIYENKLKQGVDFSLRDILYYGNELYDHNRYEEAVEYYTKFLNSNMGWYEDNINVCNKIFDYYEKTGEFLKARNYIFKSFEYDNPRAEGCCRLGLSFFKESKIAQAIFWYDMALKVEKPKDSLGFFNDAYWTWIPHLQLCVCYDIIGNHKLAYEHNEMAAAFIPEDEKIKFNRKYFNNIGIL
- a CDS encoding exosporium glycoprotein BclB-related protein; translated protein: MAFYTAYPTDDVYVAEFFSNTNFVSSSSLYTGQYTQNCGHADAYRSLLKFNIPGSIPSGCTIKNAVLNLYVNGKNTPDCNLQPQYVTAYRNLNDFSENTVTWNNKPNVFQTPYGSTIITDGDLCNYIQIDITELVRGWYNHTIENNGLTLIGIENIVNTIIGYDSSRGQNPPYLSIEYDCGSPCPPPCPPPCPICPTGPTGPQGPAGPIGPTGAQGPQGPVGPTGAQGLQGPAGPIGPTGAQGPAGANGATGPQGPVGPTGAQGPAGANGATGPQGPVGPTGAQGPAGANGATGPQGPIGPTGAQGPAGANGATGPQGPVGPTGAQGPAGANGATGPQGLQGPTGPQGPAGANGATGPQGPVGPTGAQGPQGPEGIQGNTGADGATGPQGPAGPTGAQGPAGADGAVGPTGPQGPQGPAGAQGPAGANGATGPQGPAGPQGATGAQGPEGSQGPVGPAGATGPQGVEGPVGPAGPTGPTGAQGVEGPQGPQGIQGNTGATGPTGANGATGAQGPAGPAGPTGAQGSVGPAGPTGPQGVEGPQGPVGPTGAQGPAGDQGPQGPQGPAGPTGPTGAQGPAGPQGATGAQGSVGPTGPTGPQGPVGPQGPQGIQGNPGATGPQGPIGPTGPTGPAGADGAGAIIPFASGSPVVLTTVAGGLIGTASVLGFGNSATNINVTGGTIDLTGAAGTLINMAFSVPRDGVITSIAAYFSTSAALSLIGSTTTITAQLYQSTAPDNSFTAIPGAVATLSPALSGLVSIGNTSSGLTEGLSISVTAGTRLLLVFSATASGLSLINTVAGYASAGVGIS
- a CDS encoding DUF4489 domain-containing protein, with product MNSLSNGNCYDNNYNPCAVNPCKVEQKEEKSCQPIIKCSCPTSTVVPLVSIGDSFTVASLNLNTSKISNPCVKLEFATNLIGTVAGAGILRFQVFKQCTGQMNPVPIGPTWSYGPIAIGNDTFSFFVCDCDDSCFDGCCTYTVVATTTVALGTLSLNNSTLGAIVTCGCSCN
- a CDS encoding DUF3656 domain-containing U32 family peptidase, producing MKKIELLAPAGNLESVYAAVQSGANAVYLGGSRFSARAYADNFDDEIMKKTVDYCHLYDVKIYVTVNTIIKEKEIKDAVSYAGFLYDVGVDALIVQDIGFAVLVKKYFPNFKLHASTQMTVHNLETALFLESIGFDRIVLSRELSLKEIESISKILNMDIEVFVHGALCVCYSGQCLMSSMIGGRSGNRGKCAQPCRLPYSIVKEMDDSSKKGYLLSPKDMCTIENIGDILRTGACSLKIEGRMKRPEYVAGVVREYRKAIDSFLNDGIEKIPKTESIRKLLQLFNREGFTKAYLLKNTGRDMMSYSFPRNTGIQIGEVKSDMTIILKEDIFIGDGIRNGRSGFNICKIIKNGKEVDEAKKGDHVKLFPSDYRYGDIIYRTSDSAQMRELQSVYKNPYGKKIDLNLRVKFELGNPIELTANYDEHDFVVKGEVVERALKRPLSKERICSSLLKTGNTVFEFGNIEFTDYEEGFLPVASLNAVRRKLTDEIEKYILSKNRCRVENTKYANWDIGRSRELELPENMVFVSNREQLKAVLESNLHCICINPFQRNCQIRLGDIEKKVYIMIPNIVKEEFNYICKFVQDNLHMIQGIVTSNLGIISKFGGKLNIIGDYKLNIFNSEALAFYNKLTCGNCLSVELSKDEIKNILGHIKSGCQLMVYGRIQLMVSEYCVIGSTFGGKTACRECNSSCRYGNYYLVDRKNKEFPLRTDKFCRGYVYNSVPLNLLQNIKELKNIGVNSFRMDFIDESYEKTKEVLNAFVQEKWEKDFSRFTRGHYKRGID
- a CDS encoding endonuclease MutS2: MNDKSLKVLEFDKVKNKLKKYTSTDAAKDIVDDLRPYDNIYEARQHLEETGEAFRLLIEKGLPPFEGVYDARNAIVMAKKGSMLMAVQILRIGAVLRASRRFKKYVSHKEDEETFKIIEDICSGITELKFLEDKIFMSIESEDTIYDKASSKLYNIRRALRDKNSSVRDKVNSLVRSYSQYLQDALYTVRGDRYVLPVKAEYKLMVPGLVHDQSSSGATLYIEPMGLVNLNNEIKELMMEENAEIERILAELSGQIYGSISAVEINADILWELDFIFAKARFASDFNYTIPEINDEGIMDIIQAKHPLIDGKVAVPMDFYMGRDFRSLIITGPNTGGKTVTLKTVGLVHIMALSGLMIPARENSTVGFFKEIFADIGDEQSIEQNLSTFSSHMTNTVNIIDKADSSSLVLFDELGAGTDPTEGAALAVAILENLKGKRASIVATTHYSELKVYALRTDRVENASVEFDVETLRPTYRLIIGIPGKSNAFEISRRLGLPDYIIEDARQNISSEALRFEDLIQSLQSKNLKAEKYYREAENLRAEALHIKEQYENKFHKLKDSREKTIIEAHREAKNIIREAKEEADAILREMHQLEEMGYNSDARQKLEQQRRKLGEKLNNAENKLYIDKVNDGENIKNVKEGQEVFLPSLNQNVIVINPPDNKGEVQVQAGIMKISVKMKDLRKIKGESKKEKKKKKKEVNLNLRTVPVSIDLRGMDSIEATYTTDKYLDDAYMSGLKEVTIIHGKGTGVLRNSINDMLKRHSHVENYRLGEYGEGGTGVTVVELK